In one Amaranthus tricolor cultivar Red isolate AtriRed21 chromosome 8, ASM2621246v1, whole genome shotgun sequence genomic region, the following are encoded:
- the LOC130821500 gene encoding uncharacterized protein LOC130821500 — protein sequence MSSIHGEKKVYLSSNSISKANGVPTMLLSTIDQSAGLCNGTRMIASCLGEHIIETKILTGCKEGDIVLIPLITLTPTDNVNLLVKIQRRQFPINIYFSMTINKSQRQSQLYVVVSRVTSRR from the exons ATGTCATCAATACACGGTGAGAAAAAAGTGTACTTGAGCTCAAATTCTATAAGCAAAGCAAATG gTGTGCCAACAATGTTGCTTAGCACTATTGATCAGTCAGCTGGTTTGTGTAATGGCACAAGGATGATTGCAAGTTGTCTTGGGGAACATATCATAGAGACTAAGATTCTTACAGGATGTAAAGAGGGAGATATTGTCCTTATTCCCCTTATCACTCTTACACCAACTGATAATGTTAATCTGCTTGTTAAGATACAGAGAAGGCAGTTTCCTATAAACATATATTTTTCTATGACTATTAACAAAAGTCAAAGACAGTCTCAACTATATGTGGTTGTATCACGTGTGACAAGCAGAAGATGA